In Oryza brachyantha chromosome 1, ObraRS2, whole genome shotgun sequence, the following are encoded in one genomic region:
- the LOC121053251 gene encoding chitinase CLP-like, producing MAKSRCCCSLILSLILLASPWTLASDTYQAPKPILVRVIKDASTSLYTMSVKTGSRLVLDLGGPLLWSTCLAAHATVPCRSDVCTAAVQENRWNCTAGGGGGGLCACSAYPYNPISGQCARGDVTTTPMLANATDGVNPLYPVAFPVHAACAPDSLLGSLPPGAVGVAGLSDGPLSLPSQVAASLKVERKFALCLPGGGIGAAIFGGGPFHLLSVPDFGMLTDRLGYFNITKNPKNGRLYLDAVGIAVNRRGADVPPDSLALDASTGRGGVMLSTVAPYTALRPDVYRALIQALDVELRLIPRMPSSWPFERCFDASALGWTRVGPPLSNVDVMLRDGSNFTLLGANTMVQVDEETLCFAFVEMGPTPAMDESPAVIIGGFQLQDNLLVFDLEKGTMGSTGLLYWMRTTCSNFNFAWGTP from the coding sequence ATGGCGAAGTCACGCTGCTGCTGTTCACTCATCCTGTCGCTAATCCTATTGGCGTCGCCATGGACGCTAGCCAGTGATACGTACCAAGCTCCCAAGCCTATACTGGTCCGCGTCATCAAGGACGCCTCGACCTCGCTCTACACCATGTCCGTCAAGACGGGCTCGCGCCTCGTCCTCGACCTCGGCGGCCCGCTGCTCTGGTCGACGTGCCTCGCCGCGCACGCCACCGTCCCGTGCCGCTCCGACGTGTGCACCGCCGCGGTGCAGGAGAACCGGTGGAACtgcaccgccggcggcggcgggggcggcttGTGCGCGTGCTCCGCCTACCCGTACAACCCGATCAGCGGCCAGTGCGCTCGCGGGGATGTCACGACGACGCCGATGCTGGCGAACGCCACGGACGGCGTGAACCCGCTGTACCCAGTGGCGTTCCCCGTCCACGCGGCGTGCGCGCCGGACTCGCTCCTGGGGTCGCtgccgccgggcgccgtcggcgtcgcgggGCTGTCGGACGGTCCCCTGTCGCTGCCGTCGCAGGTCGCGGCGTCGCTCAAGGTCGAGAGGAAGTTCGCGCTGtgcctccccggcggcggcatcggcgcGGCCATCTTCGGCGGCGGGCCGTTCCACCTCCTGTCGGTGCCTGATTTCGGCATGCTCACGGACAGGCTCGGCTACTTCAACATCACCAAGAACCCGAAGAACGGCAGGCTCtacctcgacgccgtcggcatCGCCGTGAAccggcgcggcgccgacgTGCCCCCGGACTCCCTCGCCCTCGACGCCAGcaccggccgcggcggcgtcatgCTGAGCACGGTGGCGCCGTACACCGCGCTCCGGCCGGACGTCTACCGCGCGCTGATCCAGGCGCTGGACGTGGAGCTGCGCCTCATCCCGCGCATGCCGTCGTCGTGGCCGTTCGAGCGGTGCTTCGACGCGTCGGCGCTGGGGTGGACGCGCGTGGGGCCTCCGCTGTCGAACGTCGACGTGATGCTGCGCGACGGCAGTAACTTCACGCTGCTCGGCGCCAACACGATGGTGCAGGTGGACGAGGAGACGCTGTGCTTCGCGTTCGTCGAGATGgggccgacgccggcgatggACGAGTCGCCGGCGGTGATCATCGGCGGGTTTCAGCTCCAAGACAACCTTCTGGTGTTCGATCTGGAGAAGGGAACGATGGGATCGACCGGGCTGCTCTACTGGATGCGGACTACGTGCAGCAACTTCAACTTCGCATGGGGCACACCATAG
- the LOC102699734 gene encoding chitinase CLP-like yields MAMNLQAYFLVFFLCILVQVQASSPAIQALVAPITKDAKTSLYTLSIANRNYLLDLSGPLLWSPCSSTHPTVPCSSEECAAVSGAQKHCSNGGRACTVRLRNPVTGERAAGDLTLADIVANATDGKTPTSEVTVRGVVSSCAPDSLLRLLPAAAAGDAGLGRGGVSLPTQLYSKLSLKRQFAVCLPSTAAAPGVAFFGGGPYNLMPPTPFDASTILSYTDLVRSPTNPSAYTIQLRGIAVNQEAVLLPPGALARGGVTLDTAAPYTVLRRDVYRPFIAAFAKATSGIPRMPRARPFELCFNRSALGFTRVGYAVAPIDLMTLGGGGRNWTVFGSNSLAQVAGDTACLAFVDGGRAARSAVTVGAFQMENNLLLFDEAASRLGFSGTLFFIRTTCGNFNFARH; encoded by the coding sequence ATGGCCATGAATCTCCAAGCTTATTttctcgtcttcttcctctgcaTTCTTGTGCAGGTGCAAGCTTCATCTCCTGCAATCCAAGCCTTGGTAGCTCCGATCACCAAGGACGCCAAGACCTCCCTCTACACGCTCTCCATTGCAAACAGGAACTACCTGCTTGACCTCTCCGGCCCGCTGCTGTGGTCACCGTGCTCCTCCACCCACCCCACCGTCCCATGCTCCTCCGAAGAGTGCGCCGCCGTGTCGGGGGCGCAGAAGCACTGCAGCAACGGAGGACGCGCGTGCACCGTCCGCCTGAGGAATCCGGTGACGGGCGAACGGGCTGCCGGCGACCTCACACTCGCCGACATCGTCGCCAACGCCACCGACGGCAAGACTCCGACCTCGGAGGTCACTGTCCGGGGCGTCGTCTCGTCGTGCGCGCCGGACAGCCTCCTCAGGTTGctcccggccgcggcggccggcgacgcgggCCTCGGGCGTGGCGGGGTGAGCCTGCCGACGCAGCTCTACTCGAAGCTGTCGCTTAAGCGGCAGTTCGCCGTCTGCCTGCCGAGcacggccgcggcgcccgGCGTGGCGTTCTTCGGCGGCGGGCCGTACAACCTGATGCCGCCGACGCCGTTCGACGCGAGCACCATCCTCTCCTACACCGACCTGGTCCGGAGCCCGACGAACCCCTCCGCGTACACCATCCAGCTCCGGGGCATCGCCGTGAACCAAGAAGCTGTCCTCCTCCCACCcggcgcgctcgcccgcggcggcgtgaCGCTCGACACGGCCGCGCCGTACACCGTCCTGCGGCGCGACGTGTACCGCCCGTTCATCGCCGCGTTCGCCAAGGCGACGTCGGGGATCCCACGcatgccgcgcgcgcgcccgtTCGAGCTCTGCTTCAACCGCAGCGCGCTGGGCTTCACCAGGGTCGGCTACGCCGTCGCGCCGATCGACCTCATGacactcggcggcggcggccggaacTGGACGGTGTTCGGGTCCAACTCGCTGGCGCAGGTGGCGGGCGACACGGCGTGCCTGGCGTTCGTCGatggcgggcgggcggcgcggagcgcGGTGACCGTGGGGGCCTTCCAGATGGAGAACAACTTGCTGCTGTTCGACGAGGCCGCGTCCAGGCTAGGGTTCAGTGGCACCCTCTTCTTCATCAGGACTACCTGTGGCAACTTCAACTTCGCTAGACATTGA
- the LOC102701139 gene encoding chitinase CLP-like, translating to MHARAETLLLLVAISLLSVLPWHTLASGGGGGKPLVAAVTKDGSTSLYTVAVKDGRPLALDLSGLLVWSTCDASHSTVMPYERECIEANRYTPPSCWMQHGAGAGAGSDYRYGNKCTARPYNSLTGKCAPGDLTRTSLAADATNGSNPLYQVSFPAVAACAPESLLASLPAGAVGVAGLGRSELALHAQIAATQNVAKKFALCLPSVAVFGGGPFVLIFPYWRPDITARLSYTALRRSPELGAGGYYITAKGITVNHQVHQQLALPNHGPLVVQLSSTIPYTELRPDVYGPFIKAWDSITEWPKKVTPPVAPFELCYDSRTLSSNRLGYAVPEIDINLEDGATWHIFGGNSLVQVDDSTACFAFVEMKPEKVGYGNDAPAVVIGGYQMEHNLVVFDEEKQQLGFSGLLFGLQTTCNNFNFTVAA from the coding sequence ATGCATGCCAGAGCAGAGACCCTCCTCCTCTTGGTTgccatctccctcctctccgtgTTGCCGTGGCACACGCTagcaagcggcggcggcggcggcaagcccCTCGTCGCGGCCGTCACCAAGGACGGCTCCACCTCGCTCTACACCGTCGCCGTGAAGGATGGCCGCCCGCTCGCCCTCGACCTCTCTGGCCTGCTCGTCTGGTCGACGTGCGACGCTTCCCACTCGACGGTCATGCCCTACGAGCGCGAGTGCATCGAGGCCAACCGGTACACGCCGCCGAGCTGCTGGATGcagcacggcgccggcgccggcgccgggagcGACTACCGCTACGGCAACAAGTGCACGGCTCGCCCGTACAACAGTCTCACCGGCAAGTGCGCGCCGGGGGACTTGACGCGGACGTCGCTCGCCGCGGACGCCACCAACGGCAGCAACCCGCTGTACCAGGTCTCCttcccggccgtcgccgcctgcgcGCCGGAATCCCTCCTCGCGTcgctccccgccggcgccgtcggcgtcgctgGGCTCGGACGCTCCGAGCTCGCGCTGCACGCGCAGATCGCGGCGACCCAGAACGTGGCCAAGAAGTTCGCGCTCTGCCTCCCCAGCGTCGCCGtcttcggcggcggcccgtTCGTCCTGATCTTCCCCTACTGGCGGCCGGACATCACGGCGAGGCTCTCCTATACCGCCCTCCGCCGGAGCCCGgagctcggcgccggcgggtaCTACATCACGGCCAAGGGCATCACCGTGAACCACCAGGTCCACCAGCAGCTGGCGCTCCCCAACCACGGACCGCTGGTCGTCCAGCTGAGCTCCACGATCCCGTACACGGAGCTCCGCCCCGACGTCTACGGCCCGTTCATCAAGGCGTGGGATTCGATCACGGAATGGCCGAAGAAGGTgacgccgccggtggcgccgTTCGAGCTTTGCTACGACAGCCGGACGCTCTCCTCGAACCGGCTCGGCTACGCCGTGCCGGAGATCGACATCAACCTCGAGGACGGCGCGACGTGGCACATCTTCGGCGGCAACTCGCTGGTGCAGGTGGACGACAGCACGGCGTGCTTCGCGTTCGTCGAGATGAAGCCGGAGAAGGTCGGGTACGGTAACGAcgcgccggcggtggtgatcGGCGGGTACCAGATGGAGCACAACCTGGTGGTGTTCGACGAGGAGAAGCAGCAGCTCGGCTTCAGTGGCCTCCTCTTCGGCCTGCAGACCACCTGCAACAACTTCAACTTCACTGTCGCTGCCTAA
- the LOC102701973 gene encoding chitinase CLP: MSLAVVSLCVVLALSPCALASGDGNGNGKPLVTAITKDAATSLYTVPIKDGHPLVIDLSGALVWTTCDASHPTMECHHHFCMHAHSYHPPDCPHNGYGHADEEDPFRCKCTAHPFNPFSGESATADLTRTRLSANATDGKNPLYPVPFTAVTSCAPESLLAKLPAGTVGVAGLARTRLALQAQIARAQKVANKFALCLPSDGEGIAIFGGGPLFLLPPGRPDVTAALAGETPLHKNKDLPGYFITATKIAVNQEQVQLYSQEPLVVELCSRIPYTVLRPDVYRAVIDAFDKATAGRKRVTPAAAPFALCYDSRELGSTRLGYAVPQIDLVLEGGKNWTVFGGNSMAQVSDGTACLALLEMKGEKGSPPPPAVVIGGFQMENNLMVFDEEKARLGFSGLLWGRQTTCSNFNFTLAA, translated from the coding sequence ATgtcgctcgccgtcgtctcgCTCTGCGTCGTCTTGGCCCTGTCGCCATGCGCCTTAGCCAGTGGTgatggcaatggcaatggcaagCCGCTCGTCACGGCCATCACCAAGGACGCGGCGACATCGCTCTACACCGTGCCGATCAAGGACGGCCACCCGCTCGTCATCGACCTCTCCGGCGCGCTCGTCTGGACGACGTGCGACGCCTCCCACCCGACGATGGAGTGCCACCACCATTTCTGCATGCACGCGCACAGCTACCACCCGCCGGACTGCCCACACAACGGCTACGGccacgccgacgaggaggacccCTTCCGGTGCAAGTGCACCGCCCACCCGTTCAACCCCTTCTCCGGCGAGTCCGCGACGGCCGACCTCACGCGCACCAGGCTGTCGGCCAACGCCACCGACGGCAAGAATCCGCTCTACCCGGTGCCCTTCACCGCCGTCACCTCCTGCGCGCCGGAGTCCCTCCTGGCGAAGCTCCCCGCCGGCACCGTCGGCGTCGCGGGGCTCGCGCGCACCAGGCTCGCTCTGCAGGCGCAGATCGCGCGCGCGCAGAAGGTCGCCAACAAGTTCGCGCTCTGCCTCcccagcgacggcgagggcatCGCCAtcttcggcggcggcccgctcttcctcctcccgccgggGCGTCCCGACGTGACGGCGGCGCTCGCCGGCGAAACCCCGCTCCACAAGAACAAGGATCTCCCCGGATACTTCATCACGGCCACCAAGATCGCCGTGAACCAGGAGCAAGTGCAGCTCTACAGCCAGGAGCCGCTCGTCGTCGAGCTGTGCTCGAGGATCCCCTACACGGTGCTCCGCCCGGACGTGTACCGCGCGGTCATCGACGCGTTCGACAAGGCGACCGCCGGCAGGAAGCGCGTcaccccggcggcggcgccgttcGCGCTGTGCTACGACTCGCGGGAGCTGGGGTCGACGCGGCTGGGCTACGCCGTGCCGCAGATCGACCTGGTGCTGGAGGGCGGCAAGAACTGGACGGTGTTCGGCGGCAACTCGATGGCGCAGGTGAGCGACGGCACGGCGTGCCTGGCGTTGCTGGAGATGAAGGGGGAGAAGggcagcccgccgccgccggcggtggtgatcGGAGGGTTCCAGATGGAGAACAACCTGATGGTGTTCGACGAGGAGAAGGCGCGGCTCGGATTCAGCGGCCTGCTCTGGGGGAGGCAGACCACCTGCAGCAACTTCAACTTCACTCTCGCCGCCTAG